A part of Punica granatum isolate Tunisia-2019 unplaced genomic scaffold, ASM765513v2 Contig00365, whole genome shotgun sequence genomic DNA contains:
- the LOC116190194 gene encoding uncharacterized protein LOC116190194 codes for MKRIIHRRFVPEYYKQDLFLKLQRIRQGGMSVEHYVMEFEMLSMRCEPSEPREQTIARFIGGLNKEIADVVELQPYVFLEDVITLASKVEKQRKRSKLNASRVLYPKPVAASSGSSSKWNAQQKVVGGSQRPQAEATKGKETHTDPQRPVRSPDIKCFKCLGLGYIASQCPNRRAMTIQSTQEIESEDEGVDEEVSGGAQGETVELNLATTKHPCPYKLRWLNDQGEVRVTQQVCTPFSIGKTYKDEVLCDVVPMSASHLLLGRPWRYDRRALHDGYKNTYSFTKDEKSIVLAPLTPQQVQKDQSPSANGSKKESLEATPEEQVSLPPRFMALLKESIDVFPEELPEGLPPIRGIEHQIDLVPGATLPNRPAYRCNPNEAKELQRQVNELLEKGYIDLKSGYHQIRMKEGDEWKTAFKTKHGLYEWMVMPFGLSNGPSTFMRLMNHVLREFIGHFVVVYFDDILVYSKTLDEHAEHLRRVFKILRREKLYGNMKRCRFCQDRVVFLGFVISQQGVEVDEEKVKAIREWPTPTTASEEKLCAAPILALPDFSKTFEIECDASGVGIGAVLMQDKRPIAYFSEKLSGASLNYSTYDKEFYALIRALETWEHYLVPKEFIIHTDHESLKYLKGQNKLNRRHAKWVEYLEIFPYVIKYKQGNINIVADALSR; via the exons ATGAAGCGCATCATACATAGAAGATTCGTGCCCGAGTACTACAAGCAAGACTTGTTCCTCAAACTGCAGAGAATTCGTCAGGGAGGTATGTCCGTTGAACATTATGTCATGGAGTTCGAAATGTTGTCGATGAGATGCGAACCGAGTGAGCCACGGGAGCAGACCATTGCTCGATTTATTGGTGgcttgaacaaggaaattgcggatgTCGTAGAGTTGCAGCCCTATGTCTTTTTGGAAGATGTGATTACGCTGGCCAGTAAGGTGGAAAAGCAGCGAAAACGCAGCAAACTCAATGCATCGCGGGTGCTTTACCCAAAACCAGTGGCTGCTAGTTCAGGATCCTCTTCGAAGTGGAATGCGCAGCAGAAAGTTGTAGGAGGCTCTCAAAGGCCTCAAGCTGaggcgacaaagggaaaggagacGCACACTGATCCGCAACGCCCTGTTCGGAGTCCAGAcatcaagtgcttcaaatgtCTTGGATTAGGATATatagcttcccaatgtccgaaTCGGCGAGCGATGACCATCCAGAGCACTCAAGAGATCgagagtgaagatgaaggggTGGATGAGGAGGTTTCTGGAGGTGCGCAGGGAGAGACTGTAGAA ctgaatctGGCTACTACAAAGCATCCATGCCCCTATAAGTTGAGATGGCTGAATGACCAAGGCGAGGTACGAGTCACTCAGCAAGTTTGTACTCCATTCTCAATTGGGAAGACCTATAAAGATGAAGTATTATGTGACGTGGTTCCAATGAGTGCAAGCCATCTTCTGTTGGGAAGACCGTGGCGGTACGATAGGAGGGCTTTGCACGATGGATACAAGAACActtattcattcaccaaagatgAGAAGAGCATTGTCCTAGCACCGCTTACTCCACAGCAAGTGCAGAAGGACCAGAGTCCGAGTGCCAATGgctcgaagaaagaaagcttg GAAGCCACACCTGAAGAGCAGGtttctcttccgcctcggttcatggctctcttaaaggagTCCATTGATGTATTTCCTGAGGAGTTGCCGGAAGGGTTGCCTCCGATTAgggggattgagcatcaaattgatctcgttccTGGAGCGACTTTGCCTAATCGACCGGCATATCGTTGCAATCCGAATGAGGCGAAAGAGCTGCAacggcaagtgaatgaattgcttgagaagGGTTAT atcgatctgaaaAGTGGATATCATCAAATCCGCATGAAGGagggagatgagtggaagacagCCTTCAAGACCAAGCATGGTCTATATGAGTGGATGGTTATGCCGTTCGGACTGTCCAATGGTCCTAGCACATTTATGAGGCTGATGAACCATGTCTTGCGGGAATTCATTGGCCATTTTGTCGTTGTTTACTTTGACGACATTTTGGTCTATAGCAAGACCCTCGATGAGCATGCTGAGCATCTTAGGagagttttcaaaattctgAGACGAGAGAAGTTATATGGCAATATGAAGAGGTGTCGATTCTGCCAGGACAGAGTCGTCTTTCTTGGCTTTGTTATCTCTCAGCAGGGCGTCGAGGTGGACGAAGAAAAGGTCAAGGCTATTCGAGAATGGCCCACTCCCACTACCGCATccgag GAGAAGCTGTGTGCAGCTCCTATCTTAGCCCTACCTGACTTTTCCAAGACgtttgaaatcgaatgtgatgcATCAGGAGTTGGAATTGGAGCTGTTCTTATGCAAGACAAACGCCCAATAGCTtatttcagtgagaagctaaGTGGTGCGAGTCTGAACTACTCGACGTACGATAAGGAGTTTTATGCTCTGATCCGGGCTCTTGAGACGTGGGAACACTACTTAGTCCCCAAGGAGTTTATCATTCACACCGATCACGAGTCCCTAAAGTATTTGAAGGGACAAAATAAGTTGAATCGAAGGCATGCCAAATGGGTGGAATACTTGGAGATATTTCCTTATGTCATCAAGTACAAACAAGGAAATATTAACATCGTGGCTGATGCCCTATCTCGAAG